The following are encoded in a window of Rhodomicrobium lacus genomic DNA:
- a CDS encoding ComF family protein, translated as MFKPVARFAAESLRYSAELILPPVCVSCAAPVTRHNLLCAKCWGGLVPITAPYCGRLGIPLPGYDGSGPHLSVQGFADPPIFDRARAACVYGGVIRKLVVRFKFEDRHEPLPLFLRLMRDAGRDLLADADIIVPVPLHRFRLLQRRFNQSALLAQGLSRASGVPASVMALKRTKRTKAQVGLQHDARRANVAEAFAISADRRRAVAGKRVLLVDDVITTGATANACAAALLAAGARAVDVLAVALVWRGAPAFLDEGEDVL; from the coding sequence ATGTTTAAGCCCGTTGCCCGTTTCGCCGCCGAAAGCCTGCGCTATTCGGCGGAACTCATTCTGCCTCCGGTCTGCGTATCATGCGCCGCACCGGTCACGCGGCACAACCTTCTTTGCGCGAAATGCTGGGGCGGCCTCGTTCCAATCACGGCGCCCTATTGCGGCAGGCTCGGCATCCCTCTTCCCGGCTATGATGGCAGCGGGCCGCATCTCTCGGTTCAGGGTTTCGCCGATCCACCGATTTTCGACCGTGCACGAGCGGCCTGCGTTTACGGCGGCGTGATTCGAAAACTCGTCGTGCGGTTCAAGTTCGAGGATCGGCACGAGCCGCTGCCCCTGTTTCTCCGCTTGATGCGCGATGCGGGGCGCGACCTGCTGGCCGACGCGGACATCATCGTGCCCGTGCCGCTGCACCGGTTCCGGCTCCTGCAACGCCGCTTCAATCAGTCGGCGCTGCTCGCGCAGGGACTGTCGCGCGCGTCCGGCGTTCCGGCTTCGGTCATGGCGCTTAAGCGGACGAAGCGGACGAAAGCGCAGGTCGGCCTTCAGCATGACGCGCGCCGCGCGAACGTCGCGGAAGCGTTCGCCATCAGTGCGGACCGGCGGCGCGCCGTAGCGGGAAAGCGCGTGCTGCTCGTGGACGATGTCATTACGACCGGAGCGACCGCAAATGCTTGCGCGGCGGCGCTTCTCGCGGCGGGGGCGCGGGCAGTCGACGTTCTCGCCGTGGCACTCGTCTGGCGAGGTGCTCCCGCTTTCCTTGACGAAGGCGAAGATGTGCTTTAG
- the ftsL gene encoding cell division protein FtsL: MRSLCLLAFGCLVGLFAYTYDLKIKTRALETDARELITALQDESDFLALMRAEVSYLSRPERIEEMAKKTLKLEPISSQQLVAWSAVTGTVTGVSVQPSSSFATPVRKDGIAALIEKTSLQAAVSGER; encoded by the coding sequence ATGCGTTCACTTTGTCTTCTCGCCTTCGGCTGCCTCGTAGGATTGTTCGCCTACACATACGACCTGAAGATCAAGACGCGCGCGCTCGAAACCGATGCGCGCGAACTTATTACCGCCCTTCAGGACGAAAGCGATTTTCTCGCGCTCATGCGCGCGGAGGTGAGCTATCTTTCGCGCCCGGAACGCATCGAGGAGATGGCGAAGAAGACGCTCAAGCTCGAACCGATCTCCTCGCAGCAGCTCGTGGCATGGAGCGCTGTCACCGGCACAGTTACCGGTGTAAGCGTGCAGCCGTCCTCCTCCTTCGCCACGCCGGTTCGCAAGGATGGTATCGCGGCGCTTATCGAAAAAACCTCGCTTCAGGCGGCGGTCTCGGGAGAGCGTTAA
- a CDS encoding Coenzyme F420 hydrogenase/dehydrogenase, beta subunit C-terminal domain — protein MIEAKTPSVWSPEVAEALPRDLCTDCGVSRSSDPRRCGRACQFIKPDYPKMEAHVHGRARNPLREDERFFGPYKRMARAAMKRPREGAQWTGITTRIGERLLESGAVDAVLTMVADDADRWRPKPALITRAADMARARGMRMGYAPLLALLEPAREAGHKRIAVIGVPCQIYALRGIERDLGFERVYAIGTPCSDNTTTENFHKFLNLLSDKPETITYLEFRADYHVELRFQNGKVKEIPFLMLPISKLPADFFPLTCRTCVDYTNSLADITVGYMAGQGQQWLIVRNETGEELLRLLGDEVSLSEPGTAGKREGPVKGFLKNTELAAGGLPMRSMPNWARPIAGWLMPKVGPRGLEFARARVEMKAVETVLHLRAKLPKRIHNMVPGHVWTLVERYGLTPSLSERVSSRRHGTGDL, from the coding sequence ATGATAGAGGCCAAAACGCCAAGCGTCTGGTCGCCCGAAGTGGCCGAAGCGTTGCCGCGCGATCTCTGCACCGATTGCGGCGTCTCGCGCTCTTCCGATCCCCGCCGCTGCGGGCGCGCCTGCCAGTTCATCAAGCCCGACTATCCAAAGATGGAAGCGCATGTTCATGGCCGCGCGCGCAATCCGCTTCGCGAGGACGAGCGGTTTTTCGGCCCCTACAAGCGCATGGCCCGCGCCGCGATGAAGCGCCCGCGCGAGGGGGCGCAATGGACCGGCATCACCACCCGCATCGGCGAGCGCCTGCTCGAAAGCGGCGCGGTCGATGCGGTGCTGACCATGGTCGCGGACGACGCCGACCGCTGGCGTCCGAAGCCCGCGCTCATCACCCGCGCCGCCGACATGGCGAGGGCGCGCGGCATGCGCATGGGATACGCGCCGCTGCTCGCGCTGCTCGAACCGGCGCGAGAAGCGGGCCACAAACGCATCGCGGTCATCGGCGTGCCATGCCAGATCTACGCGCTGCGCGGGATCGAGCGCGACCTCGGCTTCGAGCGCGTCTATGCCATCGGCACGCCGTGTTCGGACAACACGACGACCGAGAATTTTCACAAATTCTTAAACCTGCTGTCCGATAAACCGGAAACAATTACCTATCTGGAATTTCGGGCTGATTACCATGTCGAACTGCGCTTCCAAAACGGCAAGGTGAAGGAAATTCCGTTCCTCATGCTGCCGATCTCGAAGCTTCCCGCCGATTTCTTCCCGCTGACCTGCCGGACGTGCGTCGATTACACGAATTCGCTCGCCGACATCACGGTCGGATACATGGCCGGGCAAGGCCAGCAATGGCTGATCGTGCGCAACGAGACGGGCGAAGAATTGCTGAGGCTTCTCGGCGACGAGGTTTCGCTTTCGGAGCCGGGCACGGCCGGCAAGCGCGAAGGCCCGGTGAAAGGCTTTCTCAAGAACACGGAACTTGCGGCGGGCGGGCTGCCGATGCGCAGCATGCCGAACTGGGCACGCCCGATAGCCGGCTGGCTGATGCCGAAGGTCGGCCCGCGCGGACTCGAATTCGCCCGCGCACGCGTCGAGATGAAAGCGGTCGAGACTGTGCTTCATCTTCGCGCAAAACTGCCGAAACGCATTCACAACATGGTGCCCGGGCATGTCTGGACGCTCGTCGAGCGTTACGGACTTACTCCAAGCTTGAGCGAGAGAGTCTCGTCGAGACGACATGGGACTGGCGATCTGTAA
- a CDS encoding peptidoglycan D,D-transpeptidase FtsI family protein, which produces MVTLASLCRRIGGAESAERAAQNARQAQRLLAACFAAGFLALSVQITRYGMMPSEMPSLSSQSAPVALAKGRPDIVDRNGRLLATDIRVYWLVANPSQIVNPDDAAEKIVALFPDLDQGALARKFRDKNSRFEYVKRGLTPKQAEAAHALGIPALSLMPTVQRVYPAGNVAAHILGITNVDNEGRSGVEWYIDQKLGTQLTPTSLAERPIVKLSLDLGVQHALTDELSKAMERYNAQAAMGIVLDVRNGEVVASASLPDFDPNRREQAAGQNRQNRVVTDVYELGSVFKSLTIAMALDQGVATRYEIFDATPFKLGRFTMRDPHASRRTYSVEDIFIHSSNTGSARIALAVGGEKQQAFLKSLGLFDKLDTEAGSSPTPVFPKMWRPVNVATVAYGHGIAVPPLLFASAMASLVNGGERVKPTFLISEKNANDEPQRVISPETSATMRDLMRAVVERGTGRKAAVQGLGVGGKTGTALKVKEGRYSSDVINSFVAAVPIDQPRYLVMITIDEPHAEAGSRSNESSQNAAPTAGAIIKRIAPMLDILPTPRFDEAAATSYEQPAPYDARRAPYRKNRYETGGSDQGYSAYSQPRQPPAYGYRDERGGPRSDGGYQYSGDPRDFWSYRR; this is translated from the coding sequence ATGGTGACGCTGGCCTCGCTGTGCCGCAGGATTGGCGGCGCTGAAAGCGCGGAGCGTGCCGCGCAGAACGCGCGGCAGGCGCAACGGCTGCTGGCCGCGTGCTTCGCGGCTGGTTTTCTGGCGCTCTCCGTGCAGATAACGCGCTACGGCATGATGCCCAGCGAGATGCCTTCGCTGTCCTCGCAATCGGCGCCCGTCGCGCTCGCGAAAGGTCGCCCGGATATCGTCGACCGTAATGGCAGGCTGCTCGCGACCGACATCCGCGTTTACTGGCTGGTGGCGAACCCGAGCCAGATCGTGAACCCGGACGATGCCGCCGAAAAGATCGTCGCACTGTTCCCGGATCTCGACCAGGGCGCGCTCGCTCGCAAGTTCCGCGACAAGAACAGCCGCTTCGAATACGTCAAGCGCGGGCTGACGCCCAAGCAGGCAGAAGCCGCGCACGCGCTCGGCATCCCTGCGCTTTCACTCATGCCGACCGTGCAGCGCGTCTATCCCGCCGGAAACGTCGCCGCTCACATTCTCGGTATCACGAATGTCGATAACGAGGGGCGGAGCGGCGTTGAGTGGTACATCGACCAGAAGCTGGGCACGCAGCTGACCCCGACCTCGCTCGCCGAACGTCCCATTGTGAAGCTCTCGCTCGATCTTGGCGTGCAACATGCTCTGACCGACGAGCTATCAAAAGCCATGGAGCGTTACAATGCCCAGGCGGCCATGGGCATCGTGCTCGACGTACGAAATGGCGAGGTGGTTGCGTCGGCGTCGCTGCCCGACTTCGACCCGAACCGCCGCGAGCAGGCTGCCGGACAGAACCGGCAAAACCGCGTCGTGACCGATGTTTACGAACTCGGCTCGGTGTTCAAGTCCCTGACCATCGCGATGGCGCTCGATCAGGGCGTCGCGACCCGCTACGAGATTTTCGACGCGACGCCGTTCAAGCTCGGCCGCTTCACCATGCGCGACCCGCATGCAAGCCGCCGCACCTACTCGGTGGAGGACATTTTCATCCACTCGTCCAACACGGGCTCGGCACGCATCGCGCTGGCGGTCGGCGGAGAGAAGCAGCAGGCGTTCCTGAAGTCGCTCGGCCTGTTCGACAAGCTGGATACGGAGGCGGGATCGTCGCCGACGCCGGTTTTCCCGAAGATGTGGCGGCCCGTGAACGTGGCAACGGTGGCGTACGGCCATGGCATCGCTGTGCCGCCGCTCCTGTTTGCGTCCGCGATGGCTTCTCTCGTGAACGGCGGCGAACGGGTGAAGCCGACGTTCCTGATTTCGGAAAAGAACGCGAATGACGAGCCGCAGCGCGTGATATCGCCGGAGACGAGCGCCACGATGCGCGATCTCATGCGCGCCGTCGTGGAACGGGGCACGGGGCGCAAGGCTGCCGTTCAGGGTCTGGGTGTGGGAGGGAAGACGGGAACGGCGCTCAAGGTGAAAGAGGGGCGCTATTCCTCGGACGTTATCAACAGCTTCGTGGCGGCGGTTCCGATCGACCAGCCTCGATATCTCGTCATGATCACGATCGACGAGCCTCACGCGGAAGCGGGAAGCAGGAGCAACGAGTCGTCGCAAAATGCCGCTCCCACAGCCGGAGCCATCATAAAGCGCATCGCTCCCATGCTCGACATTCTGCCCACTCCCCGGTTTGACGAAGCGGCCGCGACCTCCTATGAACAGCCGGCGCCCTACGACGCGCGCCGCGCGCCATACCGGAAGAATCGTTATGAAACTGGCGGATCTGATCAAGGATATTCCGCTTACTCCCAGCCGCGGCAGCCTCCCGCATACGGATACCGTGACGAGCGTGGCGGCCCGCGGTCTGACGGCGGATACCAGTACAGCGGCGACCCTCGAGATTTCTGGTCTTACCGCCGATAG
- a CDS encoding cobalamin B12-binding domain-containing protein codes for MLKPCACEPFAPTHAEIEELALLVLGPDMQAAHTYMQRVKRRGLSLHVLFTELLEPAARHLGRMWDEDRCDFLDVTLGVARLQELLAVFNDTHSIPAMGDMRRVVTLTAPGEQHRFGLAVVEKFMRAAGWHVRSEAGASLETVIKAVHAEWFAVAGISLSCDSRLDVIEDTIKAIRQHSCNPSITIMVGGAAFKDAPHHAKTVGADGAADSAATAVLLAQKLLDQSLTRRAYSVA; via the coding sequence GTGCTCAAGCCCTGTGCCTGCGAGCCCTTCGCGCCGACGCATGCGGAAATCGAGGAACTTGCGCTTCTCGTGCTCGGACCGGACATGCAGGCCGCGCACACCTACATGCAGCGCGTGAAGCGGCGTGGCCTCTCTCTCCATGTGCTCTTCACGGAACTTCTCGAACCTGCCGCGCGCCATCTCGGCCGCATGTGGGACGAAGACCGCTGCGACTTCCTCGATGTGACGCTCGGCGTCGCGCGTCTTCAGGAACTGCTCGCGGTGTTCAACGACACGCACAGCATCCCGGCCATGGGCGACATGCGCCGCGTCGTCACGCTTACGGCGCCCGGCGAGCAGCATCGCTTCGGCCTCGCGGTTGTCGAGAAGTTCATGCGCGCGGCGGGATGGCATGTCCGCTCCGAGGCGGGCGCGTCGCTCGAAACCGTCATCAAGGCCGTTCACGCGGAATGGTTCGCCGTCGCGGGCATTTCTCTCAGTTGCGACTCGCGTCTGGACGTCATCGAAGACACCATCAAGGCGATCCGCCAGCACTCCTGCAACCCCTCGATCACCATCATGGTCGGCGGTGCCGCGTTCAAGGACGCGCCGCATCACGCAAAGACCGTGGGCGCGGACGGCGCGGCTGACAGCGCGGCAACGGCGGTGCTTCTCGCGCAGAAGCTGCTGGACCAGTCGCTGACGCGCCGGGCCTACTCGGTCGCCTGA
- a CDS encoding carbon-nitrogen hydrolase family protein, translated as MAERDPFRVGLVQMRTGKDVRDNLLEAEALIRDAARKGAHYIQTPENTLLMEVDAPHLLAKIAPEAETEGVAHFAHLAKTLRVWLHIGSIAVKIGDDKAANRAFLFTPNGDIVLRYDKIHMFDVDLPSGETYRESATFIPGARAYVAQLPWGALGVATCYDIRFPEQFKALAQAGAKFLTAPSAFTKVTGEKHWHTLLRARAIENGCFVFAAAQAGRHANGRTTFGHSLIISPWGEIIAEGDTDPGVIVADIDPAEVDSVRARIPALDHARDFEVSVVQMPKGATLQAIG; from the coding sequence ATGGCCGAAAGAGATCCGTTTCGAGTGGGCCTCGTCCAGATGCGGACGGGGAAAGACGTTCGAGATAATCTTCTGGAGGCGGAAGCGCTGATACGCGATGCGGCACGCAAGGGCGCGCATTATATCCAGACGCCGGAAAATACGCTTTTGATGGAGGTGGACGCGCCCCACCTCCTCGCAAAGATCGCTCCCGAGGCCGAAACGGAAGGCGTGGCACACTTCGCCCACCTGGCGAAAACGTTGCGTGTGTGGCTTCACATCGGTTCCATCGCGGTGAAGATCGGCGACGACAAGGCGGCGAATCGCGCGTTTCTGTTCACGCCGAACGGCGATATCGTGCTTCGCTACGACAAGATCCACATGTTCGACGTGGATCTGCCGAGCGGCGAGACATACCGCGAGTCCGCCACCTTCATCCCCGGCGCCCGCGCTTATGTTGCGCAGCTTCCGTGGGGCGCGCTCGGCGTCGCCACCTGCTACGACATCCGTTTCCCAGAGCAGTTCAAGGCGCTGGCCCAGGCGGGCGCGAAATTTCTCACCGCGCCGTCGGCCTTTACGAAAGTCACGGGCGAGAAGCACTGGCATACGCTTCTTCGCGCTCGGGCCATCGAAAACGGCTGCTTCGTTTTCGCCGCCGCGCAGGCTGGCCGTCACGCAAATGGACGCACGACCTTCGGGCATAGCCTGATCATCTCGCCCTGGGGGGAAATCATCGCCGAGGGCGACACCGATCCGGGCGTGATCGTCGCGGACATCGATCCGGCGGAAGTGGACAGCGTGCGTGCCCGCATTCCGGCGCTTGATCACGCGCGCGACTTCGAGGTCAGCGTGGTGCAGATGCCGAAGGGCGCCACACTTCAGGCGATCGGCTGA
- a CDS encoding B12-binding domain-containing radical SAM protein, giving the protein MDGTSGEIFHLILIKPTHYDDDGYPIQWLRSAIPSNTLACLNGIAEDCKARAVLGDDVELSIATYDETNRRVRPDAIISSIKPGEKALVAIVGVQTNQFPRAVDLAMIFRKAGLPVAIGGFHVSGCVAMLPELPADIRAAQQHGISLFAGEAEDGRFDIVLRDAYEGALQPLYNFMSDLPDMTHQPHPMLPREHVRRTLGVTSSFDLGRGCPYQCSFCTIINVQGRKSRFRSPDDLEAIIRENHAQGIHRFFITDDNFARNRNWEALFDRVIALRERERIKVKFTIQVDTLCHQIPGFVEKASKAGVSRVFIGLENINPDSLLGAKKRQNKITDYRAMLQAWKKRGVVTYAGYIIGFPNDTPDTVARDIEIIKRELPVDVLEFFMLTPLPGSEDHQTLYRNGVWMDPDMNKYDINHAVTHHPRMTQAEWEETYRAAWRSFYAPEHMKTVMRRAVACGMKPGKVMVMMYWFFFSIRYEGVHPLESGYLRLKYRRDRRPSLPRESWLTFYPRYLYETVRKHLLMGYWIARMDSWRRQILRDANRNAYFDLALQTDVPDELASLEMFQTTRGGAEAVTKRRGEDAAREAIKARAAAE; this is encoded by the coding sequence ATGGACGGAACTTCTGGCGAAATCTTTCACCTGATCCTGATCAAGCCCACGCATTACGACGATGACGGCTACCCGATCCAGTGGCTGCGCTCCGCCATCCCGTCGAATACGCTAGCCTGCCTCAACGGCATCGCGGAAGACTGCAAGGCACGCGCGGTGCTCGGAGACGATGTCGAGCTTTCCATCGCGACTTACGACGAGACCAACCGGCGCGTGCGGCCGGACGCCATCATCAGCTCGATAAAGCCCGGCGAGAAGGCTCTTGTCGCCATCGTCGGCGTGCAGACGAACCAGTTTCCCCGCGCGGTCGATCTCGCGATGATATTCCGCAAGGCGGGCCTGCCGGTCGCCATCGGCGGCTTCCATGTCTCGGGATGTGTTGCGATGCTGCCGGAGCTGCCGGCCGACATCCGCGCGGCGCAACAGCACGGCATCAGCCTTTTCGCGGGCGAGGCGGAGGACGGGCGCTTCGACATCGTGCTGCGCGACGCTTACGAAGGCGCGCTGCAACCGCTTTACAATTTCATGTCCGACCTGCCGGACATGACGCATCAGCCCCATCCCATGCTGCCGCGCGAGCATGTGCGGCGGACTCTCGGCGTCACGTCCAGCTTCGACCTCGGCCGCGGCTGCCCGTATCAGTGCTCCTTCTGCACGATCATCAACGTGCAGGGCCGCAAGAGCCGCTTCCGTTCGCCGGACGACCTCGAAGCCATCATCCGCGAGAACCACGCCCAGGGCATCCATCGCTTTTTCATCACCGACGACAATTTTGCGCGCAATCGCAACTGGGAAGCCCTGTTCGACCGCGTCATCGCGCTTCGGGAGCGCGAGCGCATCAAGGTGAAGTTCACGATTCAGGTCGACACGCTCTGCCACCAGATCCCGGGATTCGTGGAAAAGGCCAGCAAGGCGGGCGTGTCCCGCGTCTTCATCGGCCTCGAAAACATCAACCCGGACAGTCTGCTCGGCGCGAAAAAGCGACAGAACAAGATCACCGATTACCGCGCGATGCTTCAGGCGTGGAAGAAGCGCGGCGTCGTCACCTATGCGGGCTATATCATCGGTTTCCCGAACGACACGCCCGATACGGTCGCGCGCGATATCGAGATCATCAAGCGTGAATTGCCCGTCGATGTGCTCGAATTCTTCATGCTGACGCCGCTTCCCGGCTCTGAGGACCATCAGACGCTCTATCGCAACGGCGTCTGGATGGACCCGGACATGAACAAGTACGACATCAATCACGCCGTCACCCATCACCCGCGCATGACACAGGCGGAGTGGGAAGAGACCTACCGGGCCGCGTGGCGCTCGTTCTACGCGCCGGAGCACATGAAAACCGTGATGCGCCGGGCCGTCGCCTGCGGCATGAAGCCGGGCAAGGTCATGGTCATGATGTACTGGTTCTTCTTCTCGATCCGGTACGAGGGCGTGCATCCGCTGGAAAGCGGTTATCTCCGCCTTAAATACCGCCGCGACCGGCGCCCCTCACTGCCGCGTGAAAGCTGGCTGACATTCTACCCGCGCTACCTCTATGAAACCGTTCGCAAGCATCTGCTGATGGGCTACTGGATCGCGCGCATGGACTCCTGGCGGCGGCAGATCCTGCGCGATGCGAACCGGAATGCCTATTTCGACCTTGCCCTGCAGACCGATGTTCCGGACGAACTCGCCAGCCTCGAAATGTTCCAGACGACACGCGGGGGCGCAGAGGCCGTCACCAAGCGACGCGGCGAGGACGCGGCGCGGGAGGCGATCAAGGCGCGCGCCGCCGCCGAGTAA
- a CDS encoding methyltransferase domain-containing protein, with product MTSPGIFDRNQIRRALARASGTLPASDFLIRHAAEELADRLGGIRREFARVADVGAHHGVVARTLAARFPGPAPLSLAPTLSLAEACPKPAAVADAEALPLKQGAFDLVTSALSLHFANDLPGALIQIRRALRPDGLFLAALLGGDTLIELRQAFMQAETETAGGVSPRVFPTADLRDMGGLLQRAGFALPVADSEQLTVTYADALALMRDLKAMGAANPLAARSRRFMRRDTLFRAAAIYAERFAGVDGRVRATFEIIYLCGWSPHESQQQPAKPGSATARLADALKAKEQGFR from the coding sequence TTGACCAGTCCCGGAATTTTCGACCGGAACCAGATTCGCCGCGCGCTGGCCCGCGCAAGCGGCACGCTTCCCGCGTCGGATTTCCTCATCCGGCACGCGGCGGAGGAGCTTGCGGATCGGCTCGGCGGGATAAGGCGGGAATTCGCGCGCGTGGCGGATGTCGGCGCTCATCACGGCGTCGTGGCCCGCACGCTTGCCGCGCGCTTCCCCGGCCCAGCGCCCCTTTCTCTTGCGCCGACGCTGTCGCTCGCTGAAGCCTGCCCGAAGCCCGCGGCGGTCGCGGATGCGGAGGCGCTGCCGCTGAAGCAAGGCGCGTTCGACCTCGTCACCTCGGCGCTGTCGTTGCATTTCGCGAACGATCTACCCGGAGCGCTGATCCAGATCCGCCGCGCACTCCGCCCGGACGGCCTGTTCCTCGCCGCGCTGCTTGGCGGCGACACGCTGATCGAATTGCGCCAGGCATTCATGCAGGCGGAAACCGAAACGGCGGGGGGCGTGTCGCCCCGCGTCTTCCCAACCGCCGACTTGCGCGACATGGGCGGACTTCTCCAGCGCGCGGGCTTCGCGCTGCCGGTTGCCGATTCCGAGCAACTGACGGTGACCTATGCCGATGCGCTTGCGCTCATGCGCGACCTGAAGGCGATGGGCGCGGCGAACCCTCTCGCGGCCCGCTCCCGGCGTTTCATGCGACGCGACACGCTGTTTCGCGCCGCCGCGATTTACGCCGAGCGTTTCGCGGGCGTCGATGGCCGCGTCCGCGCCACCTTCGAGATCATCTATCTGTGCGGCTGGTCGCCTCACGAAAGCCAGCAGCAACCCGCAAAGCCCGGCTCCGCCACGGCGCGCCTCGCCGACGCGCTCAAGGCGAAGGAACAGGGCTTTCGCTGA
- the grxC gene encoding glutaredoxin 3: MQPVTIYTTPSCPYCRRAKALLARKGVTFEEIDVSDRAKRAEMSDLVGGRTSVPQIFIGSRHIGGCDDLHALDAKGELDPLLQS; this comes from the coding sequence ATGCAGCCAGTGACCATCTACACCACGCCGTCCTGTCCCTATTGTCGTCGCGCCAAGGCCCTTCTCGCTCGCAAGGGCGTAACCTTCGAAGAAATCGACGTGTCGGATCGGGCGAAGCGCGCCGAAATGTCGGACCTCGTCGGCGGCCGCACCTCGGTTCCCCAGATCTTCATCGGATCGCGACATATTGGCGGATGTGACGACCTTCATGCCTTGGATGCGAAAGGCGAACTTGATCCTCTGCTGCAAAGCTGA
- a CDS encoding metal-dependent hydrolase, with translation MANFNTHLAVAAVGSGLCATVALAGNAAPNNYLLTLTLAGTIGGILPDIDLEKAIPSRILFSALGVIAAFIALFSLEKHYSIAELWIVWLGVYGVVRYGVYWIFHARTRHRGIFHSLLAGGFFMVLTAVIFARIFGEPAALAWLTGLFVLLGFLIHLVLDELYSVDIEGAQIKKSFGTALKVVDRKSWRASAMMGVAFGAVVAGAPPSREFEDIMAPPTVLTFLKERMLPKGNWFGIELPKSVGAEPVKTAADLKTSVAP, from the coding sequence ATGGCGAACTTCAATACGCATCTCGCCGTGGCGGCGGTCGGCAGCGGGCTTTGCGCAACGGTCGCGCTGGCGGGAAACGCAGCGCCGAACAACTACCTCCTGACGCTGACCCTCGCGGGCACCATCGGCGGCATCCTCCCCGACATCGACCTCGAAAAGGCGATCCCTTCGCGCATCCTGTTCTCGGCGCTGGGCGTGATCGCTGCTTTCATCGCGCTGTTCTCGCTCGAAAAGCACTATTCCATCGCGGAACTCTGGATCGTCTGGCTCGGCGTGTACGGCGTTGTGCGGTACGGCGTTTACTGGATTTTCCACGCCCGCACGCGCCACCGCGGCATTTTCCATTCGCTGCTCGCGGGCGGCTTCTTCATGGTGCTGACGGCGGTGATCTTCGCCCGCATTTTCGGCGAACCGGCCGCGCTCGCGTGGCTCACCGGCCTATTCGTGCTGCTCGGCTTCCTTATCCATCTCGTGCTCGACGAGCTTTATTCCGTCGATATCGAGGGTGCGCAGATCAAGAAGTCCTTCGGCACCGCGCTGAAGGTCGTGGATCGCAAATCGTGGCGCGCATCGGCGATGATGGGTGTCGCTTTCGGCGCAGTGGTGGCGGGCGCCCCGCCCTCGCGGGAATTCGAGGACATCATGGCGCCGCCGACGGTGCTCACGTTCCTCAAGGAGCGGATGCTGCCGAAGGGGAACTGGTTCGGCATCGAACTGCCGAAGTCGGTAGGAGCAGAGCCCGTCAAGACGGCGGCAGACCTGAAGACGTCCGTGGCCCCTTGA